In the genome of Candidatus Eisenbacteria bacterium, one region contains:
- a CDS encoding cytochrome c oxidase subunit 3 — protein MQTLPESAFAARQGRRFTHHATIGMALFVFAEVMLFSGFISAFAIVQGSAMPGMWPPPGQPRLPIERTALNTLALLASGVSLFIGGRRFRRSGAPAAQPWMLAALGLGGAFVLLQGAEWVALLRQGLTLTSSQLGSFFYVIIGTHGLHALAAVFALGWAVAAMRARRLSPSALGAVEIFWYFVVLVWPLLYWKVYL, from the coding sequence GTGCAGACTCTCCCGGAATCCGCCTTCGCCGCCCGACAGGGCAGGCGGTTCACGCACCACGCCACGATCGGCATGGCCCTGTTCGTGTTCGCCGAGGTCATGCTCTTCTCCGGGTTCATCTCGGCGTTCGCGATCGTCCAGGGCTCGGCGATGCCCGGCATGTGGCCGCCGCCCGGCCAGCCGCGGCTGCCCATCGAACGCACCGCGCTGAACACCCTGGCGCTGCTCGCGAGCGGCGTTTCGCTTTTCATCGGCGGGCGGCGCTTCCGGCGCTCGGGCGCCCCCGCCGCGCAGCCGTGGATGCTCGCCGCGCTGGGACTGGGCGGGGCCTTCGTTCTGCTGCAGGGCGCCGAGTGGGTGGCGCTGCTGCGCCAGGGCCTGACGCTCACCTCGAGCCAGCTCGGGTCGTTCTTCTACGTCATCATCGGCACGCACGGCCTGCACGCGCTGGCCGCCGTTTTCGCGCTCGGCTGGGCCGTGGCCGCGATGCGCGCCCGGCGCCTGAGCCCATCGGCGCTCGGGGCGGTCGAGATTTTCTGGTACTTCGTCGTGCTCGTCTGGCCGCTGCTCTACTGGAAGGTCTACCTGTGA
- a CDS encoding cytochrome c oxidase subunit 3 → MNIPTGRLAVWWVLVSEIVIFGGLLVSYVMHRLGQPEWAEQAAHTHLWFGATNTFVLLTSSLSAVLAHRAAEEGNGPKAAKLLHLTCLGALTFLIIKSVEWTDEIRSGFTLQDGGFWSYYYTAAGLHAFHVIVGAVIMLWVAASARKNQDLHRVENIGIYWHFVDIVWIFLFPLLYIAK, encoded by the coding sequence ATGAACATCCCCACGGGCCGGCTCGCGGTCTGGTGGGTTCTGGTCTCCGAGATCGTGATCTTCGGCGGCCTGCTGGTCTCGTACGTCATGCACCGGCTCGGCCAGCCCGAGTGGGCCGAGCAGGCCGCGCACACGCACCTGTGGTTCGGCGCCACCAACACGTTCGTCCTGCTCACCTCGAGCCTGTCGGCGGTGCTCGCGCACCGCGCGGCGGAGGAGGGGAACGGCCCGAAGGCCGCGAAGCTACTCCATCTGACCTGCCTCGGCGCGCTCACCTTTCTCATCATCAAGTCCGTCGAGTGGACGGACGAGATCCGAAGCGGCTTCACGCTTCAGGACGGCGGGTTCTGGTCCTACTACTACACCGCGGCCGGGCTGCACGCGTTCCACGTCATCGTCGGCGCCGTGATCATGCTGTGGGTCGCCGCCTCGGCGCGGAAGAACCAGGACCTGCACCGGGTCGAGAACATCGGCATCTACTGGCACTTCGTGGACATCGTCTGGATATTCCTGTTCCCCCTGCTGTACATCGCCAAGTAG
- a CDS encoding cytochrome C oxidase subunit IV family protein, with protein sequence MSAHGTTQAATQGHGAAGHHRNYVKIWAILVVLLVISVVGPMTGIRVVMLITAFGVALVKAYLVAKNFMHLDIEKPIVHWLLGLALMFMVLLYAGVAPDVQKSDGQNWKKDAGYHHLPPQPLEGAEHGGAGGGHGGAHEAAKP encoded by the coding sequence ATGTCCGCGCACGGAACCACGCAGGCAGCGACGCAGGGACATGGGGCCGCGGGGCACCATCGCAACTACGTGAAGATCTGGGCCATCCTCGTCGTGCTGCTGGTCATCAGCGTCGTCGGTCCGATGACCGGCATTCGCGTCGTCATGCTGATCACGGCCTTCGGCGTCGCGCTCGTGAAGGCCTATCTCGTCGCCAAGAACTTCATGCACCTCGACATCGAAAAGCCCATCGTCCACTGGCTGCTCGGTCTGGCGCTCATGTTCATGGTGCTGCTGTACGCGGGCGTCGCCCCCGACGTGCAAAAGAGCGACGGCCAGAACTGGAAGAAGGACGCCGGCTACCACCACCTGCCTCCACAGCCGCTGGAAGGCGCGGAGCATGGGGGCGCGGGTGGGGGGCACGGCGGAGCGCACGAGGCCGCGAAACCGTAG